GACTGCCCCGACGCCGAGTCCAGTGCGCCCGTCGGCTCGTCGGCCAGCAGCAGGTCCGGTGCGCCGGCCACCGCCCGGGCGATCGCCACGCGCTGCTTCTGCCCGCCCGACAGTTCGTGCGGCCGGTGCTCCGTCCGGTCCCCGAGGCCGACCCGCTCCAGCGCCCGCGCCGCCCGGCGGCCGCGCTCGGCGCGCGAGAGGCCGGAGTACAGCAGGCCCTCGGCGACGTTCGCCTGCGCGCTGATGCCCGGTACGAGGTGGAAGGACTGGAAGACGAAGCCGACATGGCGTGAGCGCAGCGCCGACAGGGCGCGGTCGGAGAGGGTCGCGATGTCGTGCCCCGCGATGGCGACCGCGCCGGCGCTCGGGCGGTCGAGGGTGCCGACGATGTGCAGCAGGGTGGACTTCCCGGAGCCGGACGGGCCGACGATGGCGAGGAGCTCGCCGTTCAGGACGGTGAGGTCCACCCCGCGCAGGGCCTTGACCCCGCCGGGGTACTCCTTGGTGACGCCCGCCAGCTCCACGACGGCGCGGGCGTGCCGGTTCTCTGCAGTGGCCGCTGTCGTCGTCACTGCTTCGGGATCCCCACCTGCATGCCCTCCTCGAGGGCGTCCCCCTTGACCTCGACGCGGCCCTGCCCGAACATGCCGAGCTCGACCGGGACGTCACGGACCGCGCCGTTCTCGACGACCTGCACGCCGAAGCCCCCGCCGGACAGGGCGAGGAGTGCGTTGACCGGTACGGAGAGCACGCCCTTGCGGGTTTCGCCGGTCAGCCGGATCGACACCGGGGACTGGTCCGGGCCCTTGATCTCGGAGGCGTTGTCGAGGGAGACGCTCACCTCGACCTTCGGCTTCCCACCGCCGCCGCCGCCCCCGCCGCCCCCGCCGCCTCCGGGCCCGCCCCCGCCGCCGTTCGGGTCGTCCGGGTTGGCCGTGCTGCCCACCGAGTCGATCTTCCCGGTCGCCGCGGCGCCGCCCGGCAGGTTCACGGTCACCTTGTCGCCGGTCTTCGCCACGCCCGCCTTGGCCACATCCAACTGGAACCGGACCATCCGTTCGGTTCCGGTCAGGGTCAACACCGGTTTGCCCGGCGCCGGCTCGTCGCCGACCGCCGTGTCGTTCTTCTGCACCCGCTGCGGTCCGGCCGCGAAGGCGATGTCGTCCTTGCCGACCTCGCCCGTCTCCGCCGCCTTGTGCGCCTTCTGCCAGCGCTTGACCGCCGTCGCCGTGCCCGCCGTGAAGGTGCCGTCCTGCGGGTCGAGCCCGGTGCCGTACCCGAGGGCCTGGAGGTTCCGCTTGAGCTGTTTGACGTCCTCGCCCTTGTCCCCGGTCTTCATCGGCCGGTACACGGGCGTGCTCCCGTACATGAGCCGCACCGGCTTGCCGTTGACCTCGTACAGCTTCCCGTCCCGCTCGATCGCCGTGCCGGCGCCCGCCACCCAGGTCAGCACCCCGGGGCCGCCCGCGGCGAGCTTGCGCTCCTGGGCGTAGCCGAGGGTGCCCTCGACCGTGAGCCCGGAGCTGAGGTCCCCGCGCGTCACCGGAGCCGTCTGCTGCGGCAGCCCGTCGGTGCGCCGGTCCTTCGAACCGCCCGAGTCCCCCCGCGGCTGGGCCGTCACCGCGTACCCGCCACCCGAGACGGCGAGTACGACGGCCAGCGAGCCCAGCAGCCACTTGCCGCGCCGCCTCACGCGGCTTCGCACTTCTTCTGGGCCTCCTCGAAGGCCTTCTCCTGACCCTCGGGGATCTTGGTCGCGCTCATCGCGCTCCCGTTGAAGGTCGGGTCCGGGACATCGACGCCGTTGTCCCGCATGCACTTGGCCCACTTCAGGGCCTTGTCCTTGTCCTCCTGCGACATCTGGCCCGTCCCCGGGGCCTGCAGCCCGCACGCCTCGAAGGCCTTCTTCAGCGCCTCCGGGTCCTCGCTGCCCGAGCCGAGCGTCATGCCGCGCGGGTCCTGGCCGGGCTCCGGGTCGGGCGCATCGATGCCGTGCTCGCGCAGACACTTGCGCGTCTTGAGCGCCTTGTCGGCGTCGGCGCCGCTGGTCGTGCCGTTACCGCCGCCGCTCGAAGCGCTGTTCTTGCTGGAGCCGTCCTTCTTTCCGTCCTTCCCGTCCTTCCCGTCCGAACCGACACCGCCCGTGCACGCGGTGACGAAGAGGGTCAGCCCGGTGAGGGCCGCGGCCGTGGTCATGGTCATGGATCGATTCATGCGGCCGACCCTGTACCCAAGGCGGGTTTCGCTTCTCTCTCCGATCTTGCTTATGACGAGGAAATACGAGATTCCGGTAAAGAGGGCGGCATGCGAGTTCTGGTGGTGGAGGACGAGGAATTCCTCCGGGAGATGATCGCCGACGGTCTGCGCCGCGACGCGCTGGCCGTCGACGAGGCGGGCGACGGCCTCGAGGCCCTGCGGCGCCTGCGCCTCGGCGAGTACGACGTCCTCGTCCTCGACCGCGACCTGCCCGGCCTGCACGGCGACGAGGTCTGCCGGCAGGTGGTGCGCGAGCGGCTGTTGACCCGCGTCCTGATGCTGACCGCTTCCGGGACCGTACGGGACCGGGTCGAGGGGCTCGGCCTCGGCGCCGACGACTACCTCACCAAGCCCTTCGCGTACGACGAGCTCCTCGCCCGCGTCCTGGCACTGGGCCGGCGGGCCCGGCCGGCCCTGCCGCCGGTGCTGGAGCGCTGCGGGATCGCCGTCGACACGGCCCGCCGGAGCGCGACCCGCGACGGGCACCGGCTCGCGCTGTCGCGGAAGGAGTTCGCCGTGCTGGAGGCGCTGCTGCGGGCCGAGGGCGCCGTGCTCGGCAACGACGACCTGATCGAGCAGGTGTGGGAGGAGGACACCTCGTACAGCACGAATGCCGTACGGGTGACCCTCAGCAAGCTGCGGGCCAAGCTGGGCGAGCCGCCGCTGATCGAGACCGTGCCCGGCGCGGGCTACCGGATCGCGGGTCCGGCGAAAAGTCCGGCGACGGGTCCGGCCACTGGCGGGTCCGCCGATCCGATCACCGATCCGCGATGAGAGCAGTGCTCCATTCCGAGCGCGCCCGTCTCACCGCGCTCTACGGCTCGCTGCTCGTCCTCGCCGGCGGCGGCCTGATCGCCCTGATCAACATCCTGCTGCGGGGCGGCCTCTACACCCGCATCAGCGGAGCCGTCACCACCGCCGTCCCCGGCACCGCGTTCGAACGCGCCGCCGTCGAAGGCCAACTGCTCCCCGCCGTCCCCGCCCAGCGGCTCCCGCCCGGCGCCGCCACGCCCACCCAGGAGCAGCTCCGGACGTGGGCCGCCACCCGCAACCTCTCCACCGCCGTCGAGTCCGCCACCCTCCACGAGCTGCTGATCGTCTCGCTCATCGCCCTCGCCGTGTTCGCCGTACCGTCGATCTGGCTGGCCTGGTGGATGGCGGGCCGCGTGCTGCGCCCCGTCGGCGTCATCACCGAGACGGCCCGCCGCCTTTCGGGGGAGAACCTGCACGAGCGGATCGGCCTCGAGGCCCCGCCCGGCGAGCTCAAGCGGCTGGCCGACACCTTCGACGGCATGCTCGACCGGATGGAGAGCCTGGTGGGCGCGCAGCGCCGGTTCGCCGCCAACGCCGCCCACGAGCTGCGCACCCCGCTCGCCGTCCAGCGGGCGGCCGCCGAGATCGGGCTGGCCGGGGACCCGCCGCCGCAGAAGGTGGCCCGGATCCGCTCCAAGCTGATCGGCGTCGCCGACTCCAGCGAGCACCTCATCGAGTCGCTGCTGCTGCTCGCGGTATCGGAGGAGGGCCTGGAGGCCACCGCCCCGGTGGACCTGGCGGCCCTGGTCGAGACCGAACTCACCGAGGCGGCCCGGGCCGAGCCGGAGCCCGTCCCGGCCGCCGCCCCGGGCGCCGGGCGGCCCGTCGTCGTGCGGCCCGTCGTCGTACGGGACCTCGCGGCGTTGACCGTGACCGGTGACCGGGCGCTGCTGGGCCATCTGGTGCGGAATCTGCTCGGCAACGCCGTACGGCACAACCGGCCGGGCGGCCGGATCGGCGTGTCGACCTGCGCCGACGGGGAGCTGACGGTGTCCAACACCGGTCCGGTGATCGAACCCGCCGACGTACCGCGGCTGCTGGAGCCCTTCCGGCGGCGGGCCGAGCGGCAGCACACGACGGGGGAGGGCGCGGGCCTCGGGCTCTCCATCGTGGCCTCGATCGCGCGGGCGCACGGCGCGAAGCTGGTGGCACGGGCCAATCCCGCTCCGGACGGCGGACTGACCGTCAGGGTCCGCTTTCCGGTGGGACCCGCGCCGCTCCGGCCGCCGCCTGAAGAGTCCTGAATGATCCCATGTGTACCGTCGGAGGCATGAGCAAGCACCCCCGCGCCCGCTCCCGCAGTCCCCGCACGTCCCGCACCGTCCGCTCGCCCCGACGGGTCGCCGTCGCCGCCGCCCTGGGCCTGTTGGCCTTCGGGGCGGGATGGGCGTACACGGCCCAGGACGACAACTCCGGCGCCACGGCCCAGGCCCGGACCGGCGACCGCCCGGGGGAAGCGGCCGGTACCGGCGCCAACAAGCCCAGCAACCCCACCAGCCCCGCAGGCGTACCCCGCGCCACCCGCGGCGTACGCGGCGCCCCCGGAGCGCAGGCAGCCTCCGGCGCCCCAGGCGCCCCAGGCGCCCCAGGCGCACCCGCAGCCCCGGACGGCCCCGCCCAAGGCCTGGCCGACGTCAGCGACGAGACGCTGGCCAGGATCCCGGCCACCGCCCGCCAGCTCCTCCTCGTCGCCGGCAAGGCGAGGGACTCCTCGGAGTCGACGGCGACTCTCTACACCCGGCCGGCGGCCGGCGCCGACTGGGTCCGGGCCACCGAGAGCTGGCCCGCGCACAACGGCGCCGGCGGCTGGAACTCAGCCGAACGCGAGGACGGGGACCTCACCACCCCCGTGGGCGTGTTCACCCTGAGCGACGCCGGGGGTCTGCTGGAGAAGCCGCCGGGCACGAAGTTCCCGTACGACCGCAACCGGCTCTTCGTCCCCACCGGCCGGGGCGTGAACGGCGAATCCCTCACGGGCGCGTTCGAATACGTCATCGCGATCGACTACAACCGCCGGACGGGGGTCTCCCCGCTGGACCTGTTCAAGCCGGAGGGCGAGGACAAGGGCGGCGGCATCTGGCTCCACGTCGACCACAACGGCCCCTCGCAGGGCTGCATCGGCAT
The Streptomyces sp. NBC_01296 DNA segment above includes these coding regions:
- a CDS encoding response regulator transcription factor, with amino-acid sequence MRVLVVEDEEFLREMIADGLRRDALAVDEAGDGLEALRRLRLGEYDVLVLDRDLPGLHGDEVCRQVVRERLLTRVLMLTASGTVRDRVEGLGLGADDYLTKPFAYDELLARVLALGRRARPALPPVLERCGIAVDTARRSATRDGHRLALSRKEFAVLEALLRAEGAVLGNDDLIEQVWEEDTSYSTNAVRVTLSKLRAKLGEPPLIETVPGAGYRIAGPAKSPATGPATGGSADPITDPR
- a CDS encoding ABC transporter ATP-binding protein, whose protein sequence is MTTTAATAENRHARAVVELAGVTKEYPGGVKALRGVDLTVLNGELLAIVGPSGSGKSTLLHIVGTLDRPSAGAVAIAGHDIATLSDRALSALRSRHVGFVFQSFHLVPGISAQANVAEGLLYSGLSRAERGRRAARALERVGLGDRTEHRPHELSGGQKQRVAIARAVAGAPDLLLADEPTGALDSASGQSVMELLHELNGDGATIAVITHDQEIAASLPRQVRIRDGEIVADAWNTAGAGTR
- a CDS encoding L,D-transpeptidase family protein; the protein is MSKHPRARSRSPRTSRTVRSPRRVAVAAALGLLAFGAGWAYTAQDDNSGATAQARTGDRPGEAAGTGANKPSNPTSPAGVPRATRGVRGAPGAQAASGAPGAPGAPGAPAAPDGPAQGLADVSDETLARIPATARQLLLVAGKARDSSESTATLYTRPAAGADWVRATESWPAHNGAGGWNSAEREDGDLTTPVGVFTLSDAGGLLEKPPGTKFPYDRNRLFVPTGRGVNGESLTGAFEYVIAIDYNRRTGVSPLDLFKPEGEDKGGGIWLHVDHNGPSQGCIGISKQAMKKLLTTLDPAAKPVIVMGPAGF
- a CDS encoding peptidoglycan-binding protein gives rise to the protein MRSRVRRRGKWLLGSLAVVLAVSGGGYAVTAQPRGDSGGSKDRRTDGLPQQTAPVTRGDLSSGLTVEGTLGYAQERKLAAGGPGVLTWVAGAGTAIERDGKLYEVNGKPVRLMYGSTPVYRPMKTGDKGEDVKQLKRNLQALGYGTGLDPQDGTFTAGTATAVKRWQKAHKAAETGEVGKDDIAFAAGPQRVQKNDTAVGDEPAPGKPVLTLTGTERMVRFQLDVAKAGVAKTGDKVTVNLPGGAAATGKIDSVGSTANPDDPNGGGGGPGGGGGGGGGGGGGKPKVEVSVSLDNASEIKGPDQSPVSIRLTGETRKGVLSVPVNALLALSGGGFGVQVVENGAVRDVPVELGMFGQGRVEVKGDALEEGMQVGIPKQ
- a CDS encoding sensor histidine kinase → MRAVLHSERARLTALYGSLLVLAGGGLIALINILLRGGLYTRISGAVTTAVPGTAFERAAVEGQLLPAVPAQRLPPGAATPTQEQLRTWAATRNLSTAVESATLHELLIVSLIALAVFAVPSIWLAWWMAGRVLRPVGVITETARRLSGENLHERIGLEAPPGELKRLADTFDGMLDRMESLVGAQRRFAANAAHELRTPLAVQRAAAEIGLAGDPPPQKVARIRSKLIGVADSSEHLIESLLLLAVSEEGLEATAPVDLAALVETELTEAARAEPEPVPAAAPGAGRPVVVRPVVVRDLAALTVTGDRALLGHLVRNLLGNAVRHNRPGGRIGVSTCADGELTVSNTGPVIEPADVPRLLEPFRRRAERQHTTGEGAGLGLSIVASIARAHGAKLVARANPAPDGGLTVRVRFPVGPAPLRPPPEES